From a single Shewanella donghaensis genomic region:
- a CDS encoding radical SAM protein — MINYIEPVFRPPSEWKSLILQVTNGCSWNNCSFCDMYTQEQKKFRAQKVDNIEQDILTAAASGQQISRVFLADGDAMTLPFKRLKEICQLINTHLPSVTRISSYCLPRNLTNKTVEQLAELKALGLSLLYIGCESGDDEVLTRIQKGETFASSLAALNKIKLAGIKSSVMILMGLGGQSLSIQHAKASAELMNQAQPEYLSTLVVTLPLGTERMDQAFDGGFVLPDQLGLLTEMQALLSGLELDKTIFRSDHASNYLVLKGILGKDKPQLLGQVEQAIKGAIPLRQEWQRGL, encoded by the coding sequence ATGATTAACTATATAGAGCCTGTATTTCGCCCACCATCAGAGTGGAAGTCATTGATATTACAAGTGACAAATGGCTGTAGCTGGAATAACTGCAGCTTTTGCGACATGTATACACAAGAGCAGAAAAAATTTAGAGCGCAAAAAGTCGATAATATAGAACAAGATATCTTAACGGCGGCGGCTTCTGGTCAGCAGATCTCCAGAGTTTTTCTTGCTGATGGCGATGCGATGACATTGCCGTTTAAACGCTTAAAAGAAATCTGCCAGCTGATTAATACCCATTTACCCAGTGTTACTCGTATAAGCAGTTATTGCTTGCCGCGTAATTTAACCAATAAAACGGTGGAGCAATTAGCCGAGCTAAAAGCGCTAGGTTTATCTTTGCTGTATATCGGCTGTGAAAGTGGCGATGATGAAGTGCTAACGCGCATTCAAAAAGGCGAAACGTTTGCATCATCTCTGGCTGCGTTAAATAAAATCAAACTGGCAGGGATTAAATCATCGGTGATGATTTTAATGGGCTTGGGCGGTCAATCATTGTCAATTCAGCATGCGAAAGCGTCAGCAGAGTTAATGAATCAAGCTCAACCAGAGTATTTATCGACATTAGTGGTTACCTTGCCACTGGGGACTGAAAGAATGGATCAAGCGTTTGATGGCGGTTTTGTTTTACCAGATCAGCTTGGTTTACTTACTGAAATGCAAGCGCTGCTATCGGGGCTTGAACTTGATAAAACCATTTTCCGTTCTGATCATGCTTCAAATTATTTGGTGCTAAAAGGCATTTTAGGAAAAGATAAACCGCAGTTATTAGGGCAAGTTGAACAAGCGATTAAAGGTGCAATTCCATTAAGGCAAGAATGGCAGCGAGGTTTGTAA
- a CDS encoding GNAT family N-acetyltransferase gives MDIRIDDLSGPEIAALLNEHLQDMYATSPVESVHALDLDKLRQQDITFWTVWDQKQLMGCGAIKALSAQHGEIKSMRVANAHRRKGVAKQLLEHMLDEARKQGYQLLSLETGTMDFFAPARRLYQHYGFEIGDTFADYSNDPNSMFMHKKLD, from the coding sequence ATGGACATACGGATTGATGATTTATCAGGGCCAGAAATTGCAGCACTATTAAATGAACATTTGCAGGACATGTACGCAACGTCCCCAGTTGAAAGTGTTCATGCGTTAGATTTAGATAAATTGCGCCAGCAAGATATTACCTTTTGGACTGTTTGGGACCAGAAACAGCTAATGGGTTGTGGCGCGATAAAAGCCTTATCCGCACAGCATGGTGAAATCAAGTCTATGCGGGTGGCCAATGCACATAGACGTAAAGGTGTTGCCAAACAATTACTGGAACATATGCTCGATGAAGCAAGAAAACAGGGTTATCAGCTACTGAGTTTAGAAACTGGCACAATGGATTTTTTTGCACCAGCAAGACGGTTATATCAGCATTATGGTTTTGAAATCGGTGATACATTTGCTGATTACTCAAATGACCCTAACAGTATGTTCATGCATAAAAAGTTAGATTAA
- a CDS encoding helix-turn-helix transcriptional regulator gives MKNKLKVLRAERDLTQAQLADLLNVSRQTINAIEKGKFDPSLPLAFKAARLFGLTIEEVFQDEA, from the coding sequence ATGAAAAACAAATTAAAAGTACTTCGCGCAGAGCGAGACTTAACCCAAGCCCAACTGGCTGACTTACTGAATGTCTCTCGGCAAACGATCAATGCCATCGAAAAAGGAAAGTTTGATCCCAGTTTACCTTTGGCCTTTAAAGCCGCGCGACTATTTGGGCTAACCATTGAAGAAGTCTTTCAAGACGAGGCTTAA
- a CDS encoding DUF3313 family protein codes for MRKTYTTTTSIAGLLLLTIAGCTSGPATLQQGPDAEITKEGLVKVDNSRLDLSYARPDVNWSQYTKLYFEPTKVTNDHPEGYRAPRVDRQTEGPNATYDLPQESLDKMAVQFSTTVQDVFNNEQPFELVSKKGPSTLVIETAVSDIRLSAPIEKSRRSYNSMGKTYTQNSGSMVLLAVLKDGETGEVLAKAADRAVGFDQWRQNTQVFNWGDVKTVYRRWVNDFRNALMTAGAEENSQ; via the coding sequence ATGCGCAAGACTTATACAACAACTACCTCGATTGCTGGCTTACTGCTGTTAACCATCGCCGGCTGCACCTCTGGGCCAGCAACCTTGCAACAAGGGCCTGATGCAGAAATAACCAAAGAGGGTTTAGTTAAAGTTGATAACTCAAGGTTAGATTTATCTTATGCCAGACCTGATGTGAATTGGAGTCAATATACCAAACTCTATTTCGAGCCTACAAAAGTGACTAATGACCACCCAGAAGGTTATCGAGCACCTAGAGTTGATAGACAAACTGAAGGACCCAATGCCACTTACGATCTTCCTCAAGAGTCGCTAGATAAAATGGCCGTGCAATTTTCAACGACGGTGCAAGATGTATTTAATAACGAGCAACCATTTGAGTTAGTGTCAAAAAAGGGCCCAAGTACACTGGTTATCGAAACTGCAGTCTCAGATATTCGTTTAAGTGCACCAATTGAAAAATCTCGCAGAAGTTATAATTCTATGGGAAAAACTTACACGCAAAACTCAGGATCAATGGTGCTTTTAGCAGTCCTGAAAGATGGTGAAACGGGTGAAGTATTAGCCAAGGCTGCTGATCGTGCCGTTGGTTTTGATCAATGGCGACAAAACACTCAAGTATTTAATTGGGGCGATGTTAAAACCGTTTATCGTCGTTGGGTAAACGACTTTAGAAATGCCTTAATGACTGCTGGAGCGGAAGAAAATAGCCAATAG